The bacterium DNA segment GCAAGAAATACAAATTGTCTTTCTCCTTCTGAAAGTTCAAAGAGTTTTTTGTTGCTTAATTTTTTTATACCCAATTTTTCAAGAACTTCTTCAACTATTTCATAGTCAGCCACTCTTATTTTCTCAAATTTTGAAAGATGTGGGTATCTACCCATTAAAACAAACTCAAAAACAGTATAAGGAAAATAAACATTGATAGAAGATGGCAAAAAAGAAACATCTTTTGAAAGTTGAGGAAGAGATATTTTTTTTAATTCAGTTCCTTTAAAAAAAACATTACCTTTATAATTTTGAAGTATTTTTGTTAAAATTTTGACAAATGTGGATTTCCCCGAACCATTGGGTCCAATTATACCAACAAAATCTCCCTTTTTTATAGAAACATTTATCCCTTTAATCACCCTGTTTTTCCCATAAGAGAATTCTAAATTCTCCATTTTATAAATTTCCTCTACCATATTTTTTCACCCTTAAAAAGTAAAAAAAGAAAAAACAACCCTCCCCAAAAACCAGTTATTACCCCAACAGGTATTTCAAGTGGTATTATAATAACTCTTGATAATGTATCTGAAAGTATAAGGAAAGTTCCACCTACAAAAATTGATAAAGGAAGAAGATGCTTATGAAGATTGCCAAAAATAATTCTTACAATATGAGGAATTATAAGTCCAACAAACCCAATTATTCCAGATAAACTAACACATAAAGCAGTAATTAAAGAAGCAATGAACAATA contains these protein-coding regions:
- a CDS encoding ABC transporter ATP-binding protein: MVEEIYKMENLEFSYGKNRVIKGINVSIKKGDFVGIIGPNGSGKSTFVKILTKILQNYKGNVFFKGTELKKISLPQLSKDVSFLPSSINVYFPYTVFEFVLMGRYPHLSKFEKIRVADYEIVEEVLEKLGIKKLSNKKLFELSEGERQFVFLAQLFAQKTEVIILDEPISHLDIGHEFKIMDILEKYNEKGITIITILHNLNISSEYSKCIFLFKDGKILKEGKVEEVIDYKTIEEAYETKVIVHKNPFSGKPYVFGIPEKFLKTNC